CCTTGCCAGTTTGGCTGAACTTTATACAGTCCATTACCGAAAGTGGAGATCTTTGGAGTCCGAACTCGTCGGTCTTGAGCAAAACTTGGCGGTACGCGAAACTGAGGTTAAGCAACTTACCGAGATGCTCGCCGATCTTGAGCAGGCGGCGCTTCAGCCCGGCGAAGAGACGATGCTGGCGGAAACCGCAAACCGCTTAACCTTTAGCGAAGAATTAAGGCTCGCTGCAGCAGAGGCTCACTCGGCGATATCTTCAGATGGACATGGCGACGACGTAGATGCCATTGGCTTGCTTGGCAAAGCTAGGAAAGCCCTTGAACAGGTAGCCCATCATGACCCTCAATTTTCAGAGTTCGCCGAGCAGCTGAAAAACCTGGGCTACCAACTCAATGACCTAGCTGCGGGGTTATCAGGATATCTCGCCGATTTAGAAGGTGATTCAGCGGGGAACCTCGAGGTGGTCCAATCCCGCCGAGCCTTGATTTCCAACCTTTGCCGAAAATACAGTTGCACTTTTGAAGAATTGCTTGAACTTGAGAAATCTGGCGTTACCCGTTTACTGGAATTGGAGGCCGGGTCTACCAGCGTTGAGGAGCTAGCCAAAGCCATTGCAGACGAATTAGGCAAGGTTGAAACTCTGGCAGCAGAAATAACTGACATTCGATCCGCTGCAGCCGAGCGCCTGGCCGAGCAAGTGACCCTTGAGTTGGAAACTTTGGCAATGCCAGGATCGTCGTTGGTGGTCCAGGTGCAACCGGCCGAGTATGGCCCTTACGGTAAGGATTCAGTTGCAATTCTTTTGAGTTCCTATGCCGGCGCCGATCCTCGGCCTCTCGGTAAAGGGGCCAGCGGCGGCGAGTTGTCAAGAATTATGTTGGCTATCGAAGTCGTTCTGGCTAAGACTGAATCGGCTCCAACGTTCATATTTGATGAGGTTGATGCTGGTGTCGGTGGAGCAGCCGCAATCGAGGTTGGGCGGCGGCTTTCGGCTTTGGCAAACCGCGCTCAGGTAATTGTGGTAACCCACCTTGCTCAGGTTGCAGCCTTCGCTGACACTCACCTCAAGGTCTCAAAGACCAGCACAGATAGCTACACGGCAAGTGACGTGGTTGCCTTGCAGGGTGAAAGTAGAGTTAGCGAACTTGCCAGGATGCTTTCGGGTTTGAGCGAGTCGGAGTCGGCGCGTCAACATGCCCAAGAGCTTGTCGAACTAGCCAAAAAATCTTAAATAACTCTGTTCAGGTAAGTCTGGGCGTGTTTTTTGAACTCGCAATTTGGTAGGCTGGTATTCCATGGTAGAAGCTATGGATTCCGGTATTACACGTCACATTTTCGTCACCGGAGGTGTTGCATCTTCACTCGGTAAAGGCCTAACCGCCTCGAGTCTAGGCAACCTGCTTCGTGCCCGCGGCCTTAAGGTCGTAATGCAAAAGCTGGACCCATACCTAAATGTTGATCCAGGTACCATGAACCCTTTTCAGCACGGTGAAGTTTTTGTCACCGATGACGGCGCTGAAACCGATCTAGACATCGGTCACTATGAGCGCTTCCTAGACATCAATCTTGGTCAATCTGCCAACGTAACCACCGGCCAAATCTACTCAACTGTGATTGCGCGAGAGCGCCGCGGCGAGTACCTCGGTGATACCGTTCAGGTAATTCCGCACATCACCGACGAGATTAAGCGCCGCATGCGCCTTCAGGCTCACGATGTACCAGCGCCGGATGTAATCATCACCGAAATCGGTGGAACCGTGGGCGACATCGAATCTCACCCATTTATCGAGGCTGCGCGACAGATTCGCCACGATGTCGGCCGCGACAATGTCTTTTACGTTCACGTTTCTTTGGTGCCGTACTTGGCAGCATCCGGAGAACTAAAGACCAAGCCGACTCAACACTCTGTTGCCACGCTCAGGTCTATCGGAATTCAGCCAGACGCAGTTGTTTGTCGTTCCGACCGCCCGCTACCGGCCTCGATCAAGAACAAAATTGCGCTGATGTGCGACATCGATGTTCAGGCAGTGGTTAACGCTGCCGATGCGTCGAGCATCTACGACGTGCCGACCGTCATCAACGACGAAGGACTGGACAGCTACATCATTGAGCGCCTTGGCCTACAGGGTAAAGCTGGAGATGTTGATTGGAGTCGCTGGCAGGGCGTTCTGGACGCAGTTCACCACCCGCAGCACGAAGTAAACATTGGTTTGGTGGGCAAGTACATTGATCTTCCTGATGCCTATCTATCAGTGACCGAGGCCCTGCGCGCCGGTGGTTTTGCCAACATGGCCAAGGTGAACATCAAGTGGATTGCTTCAGACTCATGCGAGACCGAAGAGGGTGCCAAGGCTGCGCTCTCAAGCCTTGACGCGATCTGTGTCCCTGGTGGATTTGGTGTTCGAGGTATTGAGGGCAAGTTAGGTGCTTTGAAGTTTGCTCGTGAAAACCAGATTCCGACCCTAGGTCTGTGTTTGGGGCTCCAGTGCATGGTTATCGAATATGCACGCAATGTGGTTGGGCTCGAAGGAGCATCATCTACAGAGTTTGATCCAGAAGCCAAGTATCCAGTTATCGCAACTATGGCTGAGCAGGTAGACATTCTTGCCTCAGGTGATCTTGGTGGCACAATGCGTTTGGGTCTTTACACCGCAAAGCTGAAGCCTGGCTCGATTGTCTCAGAGGTTTACGGCACCGATTCAGTTGAAGAACGTCACCGCCACCGCTACGAGGTAAACAATCACTACCGCCCTCAGATCTCTGAGGCTGGCCTAGTGTTCTCGGGCACTTCACCTGACGATAACCTCGTCGAGTTCGTAGAGTTGCCTCGCGAAGTTCACCCGTACTACGTTGCAACACAGGCACACCCAGAATTCCGATCACGTCCTACCAATGCTCACCCGCTATTCAAGGGTCTGGTGCTCGCAGCAATTGCCCGCAAGGAGTCAAACCAGCTCTTTGAGGTAAACGATGCCTAAAGATCAACCCGTCGAGTTTGGGGTAACCAAACGCGAGGTTGTTTTTTCTGGAAAAATCTGGGACGTTGTGCGTGAGACGTTTGACTACCAGGGCGAACCACTCGTTCGTGAGTTTGTAGCCCACACTGGGGCCGTGGCTATTTTGGCCTTGAATGAGAATCGTGAAGTACTCATGATTCGTCAGTATCGGCACCCAGTCAGGGCCTACCTTTGGGAAATTCCGGCGGGTCTTTTGGATGTTCCCGGCGAATCGAGTCTCGAGGCCGCCAAGCGGGAACTGTTGGAAGAGACTGGGTTCATCGCCTCCACCTGGCAAGAGTTAACGGCGTTCCACACAACTCCTGGCGGCAACGACGAAACCATCACTATTTTCTTGGCCGAGAATCTTCGTCTCCAAGGGCATGACCTCGATCTTGAAGGTGAAGAGCGAGACATGCAGCTGGAATGGGTTCCTTTACAACAGGCCTTGACGAGTGCTCTTGCTGCAGAAATCAAGAACCCGAGTGCAGTTGTTGGCATCCTTGCCCTCGCTCACAAGTTGGGCATCTCAGCTAGTGACTAAGTTGGCGCAACAAATCGATGCCTACCTAAGGCATATTTCGATTGAGCGGGGCCTAGCCAAGAATACGTTTTCAGCGTATTCAGCTGATTTGGCCCGGTATCGAGAATTTCTGTTGAATTTTGACGTAGGGACAGCAGAGCAGATAACTGAGCAGCAGGTGCAGGCGTTCGTTGAGCACCTTGGAAACAATTTGAGTCTTAGGCCAAGCTCAGTGGCCAGAGTTTTGTCGGGCGTGCGAGGGCTTCATCGATTTTGGCTCATTGAAGGCTTGGTGCCTAAT
This portion of the Rhodoluna limnophila genome encodes:
- a CDS encoding NUDIX domain-containing protein, translating into MPKDQPVEFGVTKREVVFSGKIWDVVRETFDYQGEPLVREFVAHTGAVAILALNENREVLMIRQYRHPVRAYLWEIPAGLLDVPGESSLEAAKRELLEETGFIASTWQELTAFHTTPGGNDETITIFLAENLRLQGHDLDLEGEERDMQLEWVPLQQALTSALAAEIKNPSAVVGILALAHKLGISASD
- the recN gene encoding DNA repair protein RecN, translating into MIEEIYIRDLGVIEEARLEFGPGLTVLTGETGAGKTMVLTALGLLLGERSDSSSVRRGEQQAIVEGRWLLSDPGAVTERLAAAGIDLDSDELILNRSVSSEGRGRASASGRAAPVSLLSELGEQLVVVHGQSDQIRLKSAVAQREALDQYAGPDLASLAELYTVHYRKWRSLESELVGLEQNLAVRETEVKQLTEMLADLEQAALQPGEETMLAETANRLTFSEELRLAAAEAHSAISSDGHGDDVDAIGLLGKARKALEQVAHHDPQFSEFAEQLKNLGYQLNDLAAGLSGYLADLEGDSAGNLEVVQSRRALISNLCRKYSCTFEELLELEKSGVTRLLELEAGSTSVEELAKAIADELGKVETLAAEITDIRSAAAERLAEQVTLELETLAMPGSSLVVQVQPAEYGPYGKDSVAILLSSYAGADPRPLGKGASGGELSRIMLAIEVVLAKTESAPTFIFDEVDAGVGGAAAIEVGRRLSALANRAQVIVVTHLAQVAAFADTHLKVSKTSTDSYTASDVVALQGESRVSELARMLSGLSESESARQHAQELVELAKKS
- a CDS encoding CTP synthase codes for the protein MVEAMDSGITRHIFVTGGVASSLGKGLTASSLGNLLRARGLKVVMQKLDPYLNVDPGTMNPFQHGEVFVTDDGAETDLDIGHYERFLDINLGQSANVTTGQIYSTVIARERRGEYLGDTVQVIPHITDEIKRRMRLQAHDVPAPDVIITEIGGTVGDIESHPFIEAARQIRHDVGRDNVFYVHVSLVPYLAASGELKTKPTQHSVATLRSIGIQPDAVVCRSDRPLPASIKNKIALMCDIDVQAVVNAADASSIYDVPTVINDEGLDSYIIERLGLQGKAGDVDWSRWQGVLDAVHHPQHEVNIGLVGKYIDLPDAYLSVTEALRAGGFANMAKVNIKWIASDSCETEEGAKAALSSLDAICVPGGFGVRGIEGKLGALKFARENQIPTLGLCLGLQCMVIEYARNVVGLEGASSTEFDPEAKYPVIATMAEQVDILASGDLGGTMRLGLYTAKLKPGSIVSEVYGTDSVEERHRHRYEVNNHYRPQISEAGLVFSGTSPDDNLVEFVELPREVHPYYVATQAHPEFRSRPTNAHPLFKGLVLAAIARKESNQLFEVNDA